In Zingiber officinale cultivar Zhangliang chromosome 8B, Zo_v1.1, whole genome shotgun sequence, a single genomic region encodes these proteins:
- the LOC122015386 gene encoding protein RALF-like 33: protein MAKLRPTALTFLLVATALLFHASAGGVPLGWIPSSSHSDCRGSLAECIVGDEFDLGSEVSRRILATSGYISYSALRRDTTPCSRRGVSYYNCRPGAQANPYSRSCSTISHCRG from the coding sequence ATGGCGAAGCTACGGCCGACCGCCCTCACCTTTCTCCTCGTCGCTACCGCCCTCCTCTTCCATGCCTCTGCCGGTGGGGTTCCTCTCGGCTGGATCCCCTCCTCCTCCCATTCGGACTGCCGCGGTTCCCTCGCCGAGTGCATCGTCGGCGACGAGTTCGACCTCGGTTCCGAGGTGAGTCGCCGCATCCTTGCCACCTCCGGCTACATCAGCTACAGCGCCCTGAGGCGCGACACCACACCTTGCTCCCGCCGCGGCGTCTCCTACTACAACTGCCGGCCCGGCGCCCAGGCCAATCCCTACTCCCGCAGCTGCTCCACCATCTCCCACTGCCGGGGATGA
- the LOC122015385 gene encoding syntaxin-132-like has translation MNNLLTDSFELARDGASGFGDIEMGRQVSVNSSEQGFEGFFTQVQDVEKQIDKLSQLLKNLQDANAESKTVLQAAAMKELKHRMDKDIDEVLRVARSVKSKLEELDRDNLANRKKPGCGKGSSVDRSRTATTVGLKNKLKERMNQFQALRETIQREYREILERRVYTVTGTHTDEETIDRLIETGNGEQIFAKAIQEQGRGQIIDTLAEIQERHDVVRDIERKLLELQQIFLDMAVLVDAQGEMLDNIESEVGKADDYVTSGVGQLVKAKRLQRNTRKWTCIGMLILIAIIAAIVLGIVRP, from the exons ATGAATAATCTTCTTACG GATTCTTTTGAGCTTGCTCGAGATGGAGCTTCAGGATTCGGAGATATCGAAATGGGAAGGCAAGTTTCGGTAAATTCATCTGAGCAGGGATTTGAAGGTTTCTTCACACAG GTCCAAGACGTTGAAAAACAAATCGACAAACTATCTCAGCTTTTGAAGAACCTCCAG GATGCCAATGCGGAGTCAAAAACAGTGCTACAGGCAGCAGCCATGAAAG AACTGAAGCACCGCATGGACAAAGACATCGATGAAGTTTTGAGAGTTGCTCGCTCAGTAAAATCGAAACTTGAAGAACTAGACAGAGAT AACCTAGCCAACAGGAAGAAACCTGGATGTGGAAAAGGATCTAGTGTGGATCGATCAAGAACTGCAACTACAGT AGGATTAAAGAACAAGTTGAAAGAAAGGATGAACCAATTTCAG GCTCTCAGGGAAACAATACAGAGGGAATATCGAGAGATCCTGGAAAGAAGAGTCTATACAG TCACAGGCACTCATACAGATGAAGAG ACAATAGATCGCTTGATAGAAACAGGAAATGGTGAGCAAATATTTGCCAAAGCAATTCAGGAGCAAGGACGAGGACAG ATAATAGACACACTCGCAGAAATCCAAGAACGCCATGACGTAGTGAGAGACATAGAACGGAAGCTTTTGGAGTTGCAACAG ATATTCTTGGACATGGCGGTGTTGGTTGATGCACAAGGTGAAATGCTAGATAACATTGAATCTGAG GTTGGAAAAGCTGATGACTATGTAACCTCTGGTGTGGGTCAACTTGTGAAGGCGAAGAGGCTGCAAAGGAACACACGTAAATGGACATGCATAGGAATGCTTATTCTTATCGCAATCATCGCAGCCATAGTTCTCGGGATAGTCAGACCATAA
- the LOC122017762 gene encoding putative pentatricopeptide repeat-containing protein At5g40405 — protein sequence MTRDLLSRCSHSKQVKQIQARFVTSGLLLASVFHHNALLRAHSRTASASPSASPAAAFPIYTHLLRRGLRPDSYTLPFLLNFCSLLLARYHGLSVHAHAIRLGRDADLFLANALIHFYSVVRDLAAARRILDLASFTDVVSYNSMLTGYLRAGDLDSAWSLFDGMSETNVVTWSAMISGCLQGGRSKEALALFSRMQAEGPEPNDMTLVSVLAACAHLGALEQGKWIHSYLRSNGIKISVFLGTALIDMYAKCGQVQLALSLFDEMPEKNLLTWTTMIKGLAMHGNGVEALQLFSVMGASGFVPDDVAFIGALCACTHAGLVDQGREIFDSMRKDYGIEPKLEHYGCMVDLLARNGLLEEAQGLIKSMPMEPDALVWGALMAGCKLHRNVELAEHSVKHLIKLEPDSSGVYVLLANIYASSGRHDKAREVRCMMRTKRLQKTPGCSLVEIGGRIHQFLVGDIAHPLIKDILSKWEEIESLIKLEGYVPDKKEVLLNIDDEEKEDALARHSEKLAIAFALISTEEGMPIRVVKNLRVCSDCHQVTKLISKVYCREIIVRDRTRFHLFKGGSCSCNNYW from the coding sequence ATGACTCGGGATCTCCTCTCGCGCTGCAGTCACAGTAAGCAGGTGAAGCAGATCCAGGCCCGCTTCGTCacctccggccttctcctcgccAGCGTCTTCCACCACAACGCCCTTCTCCGTGCCCACTCCCGCACCGCCTCAGCCTCACCTTCAGCTTCACCTGCCGCCGCTTTCCCCATTTACACCCATCTCCTCCGCCGTGGCCTCCGCCCCGACTCCTACACCCTACCCTTCCTCCTCAACTTCTGTTCCCTCCTACTAGCCCGCTACCATGGCCTCTCCGTCCACGCCCACGCCATACGCCTCGGCCGCGACGCCGACCTCTTCCTCGCCAATGCCCTCATCCACTTCTACTCCGTCGTCCGCGACCTCGCTGCTGCTCGCCGCATTCTCGATTTGGCCTCCTTCACCGACGTCGTCTCCTACAACTCCATGCTCACCGGTTACCTGCGGGCCGGCGATTTGGACTCCGCCTGGTCGTTGTTCGACGGAATGTCTGAGACAAACGTCGTCACTTGGTCCGCTATGATCTCTGGCTGCCTTCAAGGAGGGCGATCTAAGGAGGCGTTGGCTCTCTTCTCGCGGATGCAGGCGGAGGGACCAGAGCCAAATGATATGACCCTCGTCAGCGTCCTCGCTGCCTGCGCTCACTTGGGAGCTCTGGAGCAGGGAAAGTGGATTCACAGCTACTTGAGGAGTAATGGGATCAAGATCAGCGTCTTCCTGGGAACTGCATTGATCGACATGTATGCTAAGTGCGGCCAGGTTCAACTGGCCTTGAGTCTGTTCGATGAAATGCCTGAAAAAAATTTGTTGACTTGGACCACTATGATCAAGGGCCTCGCCATGCACGGCAATGGTGTCGAGGCACTGCAACTCTTCTCGGTGATGGGGGCATCAGGCTTTGTCCCTGATGATGTCGCATTCATAGGCGCTCTTTGTGCTTGCACTCATGCGGGGCTGGTCGATCAGGGTCGCGAGATCTTTGATTCCATGAGAAAAGACTACGGCATTGAGCCAAAGCTGGAACACTATGGATGTATGGTTGATCTATTGGCACGCAATGGCTTGCTTGAAGAGGCTCAAGGTCTGATCAAGAGCATGCCAATGGAGCCTGATGCCCTTGTATGGGGAGCACTCATGGCGGGTTGCAAACTCCACAGGAACGTCGAATTGGCAGAGCACTCTGTTAAGCATTTGATCAAACTGGAGCCGGATTCCAGCGGGGTTTATGTGCTTTTAGCAAACATATACGCGTCTTCGGGTAGACATGACAAGGCTAGGGAGGTGAGGTGTATGATGAGAACGAAGAGATTACAGAAGACACCAGGTTGCAGCTTAGTCGAGATTGGTGGGAGAATTCATCAGTTTTTGGTAGGTGACATAGCTCACCCCCTGATTAAGGACATATTGTCAAAGTGGGAAGagattgagagcttgataaaGCTGGAAGGATATGTGCCTGACAAAAAAGAAGTACTCCTGAACATTGACGATGAGGAAAAAGAAGATGCACTTGCTCGTCATAGTGAGAAGTTGGCAATCGCGTTTGCACTGATCAGCACTGAGGAAGGCATGCCTATTCGCGTGGTGAAGAATCTTCGAGTATGCAGTGACTGCCATCAGGTAACTAAGCTTATATCTAAGGTTTATTGTAGAGAAATTATCGTTAGGGATCGGACACGGTTCCACCTTTTCAAAGGGGGTTCTTGTTCTTGCAATAATTACTGGTAG
- the LOC122014777 gene encoding pentatricopeptide repeat-containing protein At4g20090-like: MLHRPLHLPLAAAVRPLRAISSVPTAGCIYESEGDFSDSPPLADEIFQDAQRSGGYTQGDATYLALARAYADRDPPDLPAIGRLLARMRRERPRSFPERVFVPMLRALGASGRPLAAVRLFLRLPTFGCTPSVISFNTALSALLSQPGDHQNHRLAVPFYSSAIRRRPSIAPNLLTFNLLLKSLCRSGDLSGAVRLLRHIPLRGLRPDSYSYSTVIAAFAAAGRLTDAHALLDEMLLDGVPPAAPAFNALIAALCRTGDLRRAANLTRYMLLKGCPPSLPTYNTLLHALCRHGHLNAAVQLLDRMNRVGIVPNEITCGAIVHGLVELRRPLDARRVSEQMERKGVRLNEFVYSALIAGFFRCGEPDEAAALWEAMAGKGLQPNAVLYTALIDGFCRHGRIEAAEEAFSKMRSEGCAPTVVTFSAMMRGQFKAGNTEKALALWEEMVESGWEPNAVSYSVLINGLCEAGRLRDAMMVWKNMMGRGCAPDVIAYTSMIKGLCEAGMVEGALRQFEEMLVSRATEPDVITYNLLFDALLKEGNVGRAVSLLGRMVDRGCEPDRVTYNVFSNALLEDGRGMELMDGLVVRLLKREMVAAAAETVEVMLRKFLVPQMSTWDMVLRVICSRQMVLRRMDSCWVEIWR; this comes from the coding sequence ATGCTTCACCGCCCCCTTCACCTGCCCCTTGCTGCCGCAGTAAGACCCCTCCGCGCCATTTCCTCCGTCCCCACCGCTGGCTGCATATATGAATCCGAAGGAGACTTTAGCGATTCGCCGCCGCTCGCCGACGAGATCTTCCAGGACGCCCAGCGTTCCGGAGGATACACTCAGGGCGACGCCACCTACCTGGCCCTCGCTCGCGCCTATGCCGACCGCGATCCGCCTGACCTCCCTGCCATCGGCCGCCTCCTCGCCCGCATGCGTCGAGAGCGGCCTCGTAGCTTCCCGGAGCGTGTCTTCGTCCCCATGCTCCGCGCCCTCGGCGCTTCCGGTCGCCCCCTCGCCGCTGTCCGCCTGTTCCTCCGCCTCCCGACTTTTGGGTGCACCCCTTCCGTCATCTCCTTCAACACTGCCCTCTCCGCGCTCCTTTCCCAACCCGGCGATCACCAAAATCACCGCCTTGCAGTTCCCTTCTACTCCTCTGCCATCCGCCGCCGCCCTTCGATCGCACCCAACCTCCTCACCTTCAACCTCCTCCTCAAGTCCCTCTGCCGGTCTGGTGACCTGTCCGGTGCGGTCCGCCTTCTCCGCCACATCCCCCTCCGTGGCCTCCGTCCCGACTCCTACTCCTACTCCACTGTCATTGCCGCCTTCGCTGCCGCCGGCCGACTCACCGACGCCCATGCCCTCCTCGACGAGATGCTCCTCGATGGGGTGCCTCCCGCTGCGCCGGCATTCAATGCTCTCATCGCTGCCCTCTGCCGCACTGGCGACCTCCGACGCGCCGCCAACCTCACTCGCTACATGCTCCTCAAAGGCTGCCCCCCTTCCCTCCCCACCTACAACACACTCCTCCACGCCCTCTGCCGCCACGGTCACCTCAACGCCGCCGTCCAGCTTCTCGACCGCATGAACCGAGTTGGAATCGTCCCCAACGAGATAACCTGCGGCGCCATCGTGCACGGCCTCGTCGAGCTCCGCCGACCTTTGGACGCCCGGCGCGTCTCGGAGCAAATGGAGCGAAAGGGTGTTCGCCTCAACGAGTTCGTCTACTCGGCCCTCATCGCTGGCTTCTTCCGCTGCGGTGAGCCGGATGAGGCGGCGGCCTTGTGGGAGGCAATGGCGGGCAAGGGGCTGCAACCCAACGCGGTGCTTTACACTGCCCTCATCGATGGTTTCTGCCGCCACGGCCGCATCGAGGCGGCGGAAGAGGCGTTCTCGAAAATGAGGTCGGAGGGCTGCGCGCCCACAGTGGTGACCTTCAGCGCCATGATGCGTGGGCAGTTCAAGGCGGGCAACACCGAGAAAGCGCTGGCACTGTGGGAGGAGATGGTGGAGTCCGGATGGGAGCCCAACGCGGTGAGCTACAGCGTTCTTATCAACGGGCTGTGCGAGGCGGGGCGGCTCCGGGACGCCATGATGGTGTGGAAGAACATGATGGGCCGGGGCTGCGCGCCCGACGTGATCGCCTACACCTCCATGATCAAAGGGCTATGCGAGGCGGGAATGGTGGAGGGGGCGCTGAGGCAGTTCGAAGAGATGCTCGTCAGCCGGGCGACGGAGCCGGACGTCATCACCTACAACTTGCTGTTCGACGCGCTGCTGAAGGAGGGCAATGTAGGGCGGGCGGTGAGCCTCCTGGGCCGGATGGTCGACCGTGGGTGCGAGCCGGATCGGGTCACGTACAACGTGTTCTCAAACGCCTTATTGGAGGACGGGAGGGGGATGGAGCTCATGGATGGGCTAGTGGTGAGGCTGCTGAAGAGGGAGATGGTGGCAGCCGCCGCTGAGACTGTCGAGGTGATGCTCCGCAAGTTCCTTGTGCCGCAGATGTCGACATGGGACATGGTGTTGAGAGTGATCTGCAGTAGGCAAATGGTTTTGCGAAGGATGGATAGCTGCTGGGTAGAGATTTGGAGATGA